In Sphingobacterium sp. SYP-B4668, the sequence TTGAAAAATACGGCTATAATAGCGTGAGATCTAATACTGATTCCGGATTCTTACGTTTGTTAATTAATATTTTAAAGGAGCCGATGTTGATTCTGTTATTGGCTATCTCCCTTATCTATTTCATTGTTGGCAATTTCGCTGAGGCCTATTTTATGTTAGCTGCAATTGTTTTTGTATCGGGTATATCTTTTTATCAAGATTCGCGTAGTAAAAATGCTATACGGGCACTCGAAAAACTAAATGAGCCCCTGAGTCAAGTAATTCGAGATGGTCGTATAGTGGATATCCCTACACATGCAATTGCGGTTGGTGATTTATGTATTACAGAGGAGGGGCAGATGATTAACGCCGATGGGCGTATTGTCCATAGTAACGATTTTTCTGTCAATGAGTCTGCGCTTACCGGAGAGAGTCTTTCCGTATTTAAGGATGTAAACAGTGTCGATAATAAGGTTTACAGCGGTACTGTCACCATCTCAGGAGTCGCTGTTTTTGAAGTAGAGAAAATCGGTGAAAAAACAAAACTAGGAGAGATAGGTCTATCGATTAGATCGATTACCGAGGAAAAATCACCATTGCAGATCCAAATAGAACGATTTGTAAGGAACATGGCCATTGTTGGTTTAGCGGTCTTTGTATCGGTGTGTTTAGTAAACTATGTCCATACACGTAGTTTTTTGGATAGCTTACTGAACGGATTGACCTTGGCAATGTCGATTCTTCCGGAAGAGATTCCCGTCGCTTTTACAACATTTATGGCCTTAGGGGCCTGGAAGCTAATGCGAGATGGTGTCATTATCAAAAAGTCGAGTGTTGTAGAGACTTTAGGTAGTACTACCGTAATATGTACGGATAAGACCGGTACTATTACCGAAAATACGATGCACCTGAAAGCTATTTATAGCGATGCGGATGAGAAGATTGTTTATGAAGAGGAGTATACCTTACCAACTGCGGTTACTGTCATTCAGACAGCCATGTGGGCCAGTGAGCCTGTACCTTTCGATCCAATGGAAAAAGAACTTCATAAAATATATGAAAAGTTTAGCGCAAACGATCTGCGACCCCAGTTCGAAATGTATCATGAGTATCCATTAGAGGGAGTCCCCCCGATGATGACACATGTTTTTGAAAACGATAAGGGTGAACGTATTGTTGCTGCAAAAGGAGCTCCCGAAGCCATTATCGAAGTATGTGAATTGACCGCTGAAAAAAGAGAGCATCTCCGAGGCTTGGTTATGACGTTTGGACAGCAGGGGTATAGGGTACTAGGAGTAGGGTATTCTAACTTTCAAGGCAATGATTTCCCGAAGCGTCAACAAGATCTTCCCTTCGTTTTTGTAGGTTTTGTTATTTTTTATGATCCACCGAAGAAAGGCATCCAAGAGGTATTCAGACAGATATATGAAGCAGGGATACAAGTCAAGATGATTACCGGAGATAATTCTAATACTGCGGGTTCAATAGCATCACAAGCGGGGATATCCAATGCATCAGCCCATATAGAAGGTCGGGAGATAGCCCAGTTGTCGGATGAGGAATTGAATCAGGAAGTCAAAGAGCGAAATATATTCGCACGGATGTATCCTGATGCCAAACTAGCTGTTATCAAAGCGCTAAAGCGTAATGGAGAGGTCGTCGCCATGCTTGGTGATGGCGTGAATGATGCACCTGCCTTAAAAGCCTCACACATAGGTGTGGCTATGGGCAATAAGGGAACCGAAATTGCCAAAGCAGCAGCAGCGGTGGTACTGGTCAACGATGATTTTTCTAAGTTGGTGTTGGCTATTGCTGCTGGCCGACGGATATACGCGAATATTAAAAAAGCAATACAGTATATTATCTCCATTCATATACCCATTATCCTCACCGTTTCGCTACCTCTTTTTTTAGGGTGGGTATTTCCACAGATCTTTACACCTATCCATGTGATTTTCTTAGAATTGGTAATGGGCCCCACCTGTTCCATCGTATACGAAAATGAACCTATGGAGCGGAACGCCATGAAACGCACGCCCAGACCCATGTCAGAAACATTCTTAAACTGGAAAGAGTTGACTATTAGTATCATTCAAGGACTTGTGATTACGATAGGTGTCTTATTCATATATCAATATTCCTATATACAAGGTGGAGATGAGCGTACTGTTCGGAGCATGGTATTTACGACGCTTGTCTTTTCAAACATCCTTTTGAGCTTTGTAAATCGCTCCTTCTATTATTCTGTGTTGGAAACAATTACATATAAAAATAGGTTGATTTATTATATAACCTTTGTCACATTGGTACTGCTTATGTTGATGCTTTATTTTGGGCCTGTTTCAAGGTTTTTCAGCATGGCCTATTTAGACGGAGTTCAGCTATTGTGGTGTGCATCCATCGCTGCAGGAAGCACATTGTGGATGGATGTGTTCAAGTGGTACAGAAGATTTAAAGATCCGCAAAAAAAATAAAGTGACATATGGAAAAATCTTTATTGAATCTTGGTTTCTAGAATGACTTTTTCCTCAACAATGCCAATGCTTTGATTATTTTCAGGTCATTTTTCAAATCTTCGAAATTATCTCCGCCAAATACTTCAAAATCAGGTAATATATTTGATTTATAAACTTTTAAAGTTCTATCTACAACATAATCCGTTGATAAATTAAGACCCGAATTCTCGTTTATTCTAAAGCCTTGTACTGCTGTTGTATAATTTGCTGTTGGCTCACCTACAACAAAAGTATTGTTTCTTCCGATAAAAGCTATGGCAGTCATTTCTCCAGCACTTGCAGTATAGCAACTCGTTAAAATAACTATGGGAATATCGGTTTTTATAAAATACTCTAAATCTTTTTTTCTGTACAATACATTGCCGTCGATCAATAATTGCCCATTTTCAATTTTCCAATTTCCTGTGCATTTATTTTGAGCATCCCTAAAACCGCCAAAAGTTAAATTATTTCCGATAAACTCTTTCAAACCAAGTAATATAGGATACATATTTCCACCTGTATTCAGTCTCAAATCAATAATCCATCCTTTGATCTTATTCGAATTTATAGTATTCACATGAGAAACTATATCGTTGGCCAAACTGTCTACTTTTTTAAAAGCAAAATCATCGTTTCCTGTAATTCTGATATATCCAATTTTTTTGTCAATTACTTTACTAAATGTTCTTTTCTCGGTTTTTATTCTGCCCTTTAGATAGGCATTTTTCATTACGTTGGGGTTGTTCCAACCGTATGTTTTTCCGTTATATTTTAAACTTCCGTGGTAATCATTAAGCTGTTTAAATACCTCTTCATATAAAGGCGCAATTTCATCTATAGCATTCAGGTTTTGGGATTTCCCATATAATTCGCTTTTAATCTTACTAAGATTCTCCTTATGAATTGAATTTGCTTCTATTAATTCAAGAGACTTGTCAATAAATAATTTTACACTGTCACTTTTAAAATTTTGAGAAAATGAATATGTTGAAATCATTAGAAGACATATTGATAAAAAATATCTAGTCATAGTTCTATACTAAACGTTTATTAGATTTAATTTTTTTTGAAACCAAGATTACAAAAATAAGCTTTTATAAACTATCCAAGAACATTTATGATTTGGCTATTGGACGCCAAATGCTACCTCTGATTGCAACATTGGAACGCCCTGTATAAAGATTATTGAAGAAATGAGACCAGCCAAGGAAGCGATGATCGCGCATGGGAGTATCCATACTAACAGTGGGGTCAGTATAAAATTACCGAATAGGAACGCCTTAAAAAATGATGAATTTCTAAATGACTTTTTTGACTTCTAAAAAGAAATCTGACAGAACATACTATATAGCAGAATCCCAATTATAGGCGCTATAGTACCCTATCGCCATGTACTATTACTCTATCAAGCCAGTCAAAGCTGCAAGTAGGGGGGCAGCTGGATGTCCTTATAATTTGACTTTTTAACAATGGCACCGTTTACATTGTGGTGCCATTGCTAAATTACGTCATGACCGAATCTCTTTTCGCATGAAAAGAGCATAGGATACGGCGAATAAAAGTAACGTAAATGCGATCAGACCACTCAATTGAGGCCATACCAGCATTAAGCTATTTCTTAGCGATATACCACTCGGTATGGCTCCGGCCATTTGTTCCATAGATACAGGCCCCAAACTTCTGACCATCGGCATTAGAAGCGTTGTAGAGGCATCAACATAGAGTTGGCTTGGAGATATCCGAAGAACATTTAGGATTAGCTCGTTATAGTAAGCTATTTTATCTGCAGAAAGATAATTTGGATCAGGGATAAAAGCTTTGATTGCAATGTTGACGATCACTTGAAAGAATACCGTGAAGAATAGCCATATACCTATTGCTGTCAACGCCGAGGTGGCAGGTTGCCTGAAGCGAATGGATAACAGGACTGCAATACTAAGCCAAAAGCCGACGTACAGCACAGTCATGCCGTTAAAAGCTAATATACGGATGATTTCTTGCCATTCGATAGGAATACCACAAATGTACATAGCATAGCCTACGATGAGAAAAGTCAGGGAGAAAAATAGTACGGCGACAATCAATAAGGGCGCGAGAAATTTGGCCAAGATAAGATTGTCTCTGTACAACGGCTGGGCCATTAGACGTATTAACGAACCATTGTTATTTTCCGAGTTGATCGCATCAAATCCGAGGCTAATGCCTAAGATAGGTGCAAGGAAGCTGAGGAATATATGGAACGCAGGAATGGACTCATCTGTCGATGTCAATAGCTTGAGGTAGAAAAATGAGGTACTGCTGTTATCTGTGGCTACAAATGCAGATTTAATATTGCTTAACGACGAATACATAGAAGCTATAAATGTCAATACGATTAGTATTAACAAGATGATGAATCTCCAGCTTCTGATATGTTCACTTATCTCTTTACGTAATAAGACACGCAGGGGAGATCTGACTTCGTTACCGCCGTTGTTTTCTGAAAAACGCCTTTTTAAAGACTCTTTTAGATTTTTCATTACTTACTTCTTGATTTTTTTCGTTCTTGAAATATTCGAGGTAGATTTCATCCAGCCCATAGCTCTTCTGTTGGACACCGATCAGTTCATACCCTTTTTGAACCACATATCGTACCATTTCAGCAGTTTGCTCGTGTGCGGATATCACTTCGAGTTCACTGCCATTTATAATTACCTCCTGCACACCAGATAGAGCTTGCATGTCCTTTTCCAATTGATCAGATATAGGGACGTTGCTTGGGAATCGTAGGACAGTGACATAGCCGATTTTATTGAACAATTGTTTTGATAAACTGGGGATATCGCCATCTGCCAACAATTTCCCGTCGACAAATATCCCTACACGATCACATATCTGCTGTACATGATGGAGGTGATGTGAGGATAGGAGGATAGTCAGTTGTTGTTCTTCATTCAGCTTTTTGATAAGATCCAAAAAGTCCTTAACACCAGTAGGGTCAATCCCGAGCGTAGGTTCGTCTAGGATAATCACTTCAGGATCTTTGATCAACACATCGGCAAGGCCTAAGCGCTGTTTCATGCCTCTGGAGAAAGTTGCGGTTTTCTGGTACATATTATTTTTCAGGCCAACGATATCCAGCAATTCGAAAGCCTTCATCTCGGCTTCATTTTCAGAAAGACCGTTTAG encodes:
- a CDS encoding cation-translocating P-type ATPase, whose protein sequence is MGYHIPNDLKGLNTTEVQQSVEKYGYNSVRSNTDSGFLRLLINILKEPMLILLLAISLIYFIVGNFAEAYFMLAAIVFVSGISFYQDSRSKNAIRALEKLNEPLSQVIRDGRIVDIPTHAIAVGDLCITEEGQMINADGRIVHSNDFSVNESALTGESLSVFKDVNSVDNKVYSGTVTISGVAVFEVEKIGEKTKLGEIGLSIRSITEEKSPLQIQIERFVRNMAIVGLAVFVSVCLVNYVHTRSFLDSLLNGLTLAMSILPEEIPVAFTTFMALGAWKLMRDGVIIKKSSVVETLGSTTVICTDKTGTITENTMHLKAIYSDADEKIVYEEEYTLPTAVTVIQTAMWASEPVPFDPMEKELHKIYEKFSANDLRPQFEMYHEYPLEGVPPMMTHVFENDKGERIVAAKGAPEAIIEVCELTAEKREHLRGLVMTFGQQGYRVLGVGYSNFQGNDFPKRQQDLPFVFVGFVIFYDPPKKGIQEVFRQIYEAGIQVKMITGDNSNTAGSIASQAGISNASAHIEGREIAQLSDEELNQEVKERNIFARMYPDAKLAVIKALKRNGEVVAMLGDGVNDAPALKASHIGVAMGNKGTEIAKAAAAVVLVNDDFSKLVLAIAAGRRIYANIKKAIQYIISIHIPIILTVSLPLFLGWVFPQIFTPIHVIFLELVMGPTCSIVYENEPMERNAMKRTPRPMSETFLNWKELTISIIQGLVITIGVLFIYQYSYIQGGDERTVRSMVFTTLVFSNILLSFVNRSFYYSVLETITYKNRLIYYITFVTLVLLMLMLYFGPVSRFFSMAYLDGVQLLWCASIAAGSTLWMDVFKWYRRFKDPQKK
- a CDS encoding S41 family peptidase — protein: MISTYSFSQNFKSDSVKLFIDKSLELIEANSIHKENLSKIKSELYGKSQNLNAIDEIAPLYEEVFKQLNDYHGSLKYNGKTYGWNNPNVMKNAYLKGRIKTEKRTFSKVIDKKIGYIRITGNDDFAFKKVDSLANDIVSHVNTINSNKIKGWIIDLRLNTGGNMYPILLGLKEFIGNNLTFGGFRDAQNKCTGNWKIENGQLLIDGNVLYRKKDLEYFIKTDIPIVILTSCYTASAGEMTAIAFIGRNNTFVVGEPTANYTTAVQGFRINENSGLNLSTDYVVDRTLKVYKSNILPDFEVFGGDNFEDLKNDLKIIKALALLRKKSF
- a CDS encoding ABC transporter permease, giving the protein MKNLKESLKRRFSENNGGNEVRSPLRVLLRKEISEHIRSWRFIILLILIVLTFIASMYSSLSNIKSAFVATDNSSTSFFYLKLLTSTDESIPAFHIFLSFLAPILGISLGFDAINSENNNGSLIRLMAQPLYRDNLILAKFLAPLLIVAVLFFSLTFLIVGYAMYICGIPIEWQEIIRILAFNGMTVLYVGFWLSIAVLLSIRFRQPATSALTAIGIWLFFTVFFQVIVNIAIKAFIPDPNYLSADKIAYYNELILNVLRISPSQLYVDASTTLLMPMVRSLGPVSMEQMAGAIPSGISLRNSLMLVWPQLSGLIAFTLLLFAVSYALFMRKEIRS
- a CDS encoding ABC transporter ATP-binding protein; its protein translation is MNNPIIKLRGLSKHYKNKIAVDNLSLDINKGEIYGLLGPNGAGKTTTILMLLGLSEPTGGQAHVCGHDATRTPITVKRKVGYLPDNLGFYGHMTALENLSFIGRLNGLSENEAEMKAFELLDIVGLKNNMYQKTATFSRGMKQRLGLADVLIKDPEVIILDEPTLGIDPTGVKDFLDLIKKLNEEQQLTILLSSHHLHHVQQICDRVGIFVDGKLLADGDIPSLSKQLFNKIGYVTVLRFPSNVPISDQLEKDMQALSGVQEVIINGSELEVISAHEQTAEMVRYVVQKGYELIGVQQKSYGLDEIYLEYFKNEKNQEVSNEKSKRVFKKAFFRKQRR